One genomic region from Lusitaniella coriacea LEGE 07157 encodes:
- a CDS encoding ArnT family glycosyltransferase codes for MQWWNRLRKHPKFHVYFSVLLLLTLCTVAFLWNLGSTGLVDETEPLFAEAARQMVVTGDWITPYFNGETRFDKPPLVYWLMAVGYQIFGTNEWAVRLPSALGAIALTLGCFWTLLYFGGSPSPEKEPKPRFWLTAWIGSALVTLNPQTLIWARTGVSDMLLSGCMGCALLCFFWGYASSVEGTGNREQGIAPRPRAADKAQGNARQDGNREKKKPGNIKLLPNKGYFAFYILTAFAVLAKGPVGIVIPGLTIFIFLLCVGRFWQVVREMGIFVGGAVFLVLTVPWYVLVILRNGQTYIDSFFGYHNFERFTGVVNGHGAPWFFYFGVVLVGCLPWSVYLPLAIARSMRFYKIVRLRFWKRSRLRKQPRSEQLGLFALCWFFSIFGFFTIAVTKLPSYTLPLIPAAAILVALYWSQIFTAIPKRPQRLIARQGAAVRPRAAERRATPRRRQGARERASSKRPAQAFEETSNDADLGTRTKTEGRGQKGQTDADREWDIHQDSGKKVAKEWGFLATGIFNALLLLVLAIVAFYSPNLIGYDPAAPNLGELFRQTGLHLRGGIIWGMVSGAIALLLLQPQIRRWILLANLLGFFAFIIFALMPASEFIDRERQLPLRELAATITQVQQPGEEIFMTGFKKPSLVFYTQRPVNFIGDKNSAIARLQQEPTNAPTLLLLAQPTTFANTFDLQPNQYENLGQRGAYQLIRLDKQILLNSPEQ; via the coding sequence ATGCAGTGGTGGAACAGGTTGAGAAAACATCCTAAATTTCACGTTTATTTTTCCGTTCTTTTGCTGCTGACGCTATGTACTGTGGCATTTCTGTGGAATTTAGGCAGTACGGGCTTAGTGGATGAGACAGAACCTCTATTCGCCGAAGCCGCACGCCAGATGGTCGTTACGGGAGATTGGATTACTCCCTATTTCAATGGGGAAACCCGCTTTGATAAACCGCCTTTGGTGTATTGGTTGATGGCAGTGGGCTATCAAATTTTTGGCACGAACGAATGGGCGGTTCGCCTCCCTTCTGCTTTGGGCGCGATCGCGCTAACCTTGGGTTGTTTTTGGACGCTGCTCTATTTTGGCGGTTCCCCCTCCCCCGAAAAAGAACCGAAACCGCGTTTTTGGCTGACGGCTTGGATCGGTTCGGCACTCGTGACCCTCAACCCGCAAACCCTTATTTGGGCGAGGACGGGAGTCTCAGATATGCTGTTGAGCGGCTGTATGGGCTGCGCGTTACTCTGTTTTTTTTGGGGCTACGCGAGTTCAGTTGAGGGAACAGGGAATAGGGAACAGGGAATAGCGCCGAGACCCCGCGCCGCCGACAAGGCGCAAGGGAACGCTCGGCAAGACGGGAATAGGGAAAAGAAGAAACCGGGAAACATCAAGCTACTTCCCAACAAAGGCTATTTTGCTTTTTACATCTTGACTGCCTTCGCGGTACTCGCTAAAGGACCCGTCGGGATTGTCATACCGGGATTAACGATTTTTATTTTCCTGTTGTGCGTCGGTCGATTTTGGCAAGTGGTGCGGGAGATGGGAATTTTTGTTGGGGGAGCGGTCTTCCTGGTTCTCACTGTCCCCTGGTACGTCCTGGTGATTCTCAGAAACGGACAAACCTACATTGACTCCTTTTTTGGCTATCACAACTTCGAGCGCTTTACAGGAGTCGTCAACGGTCACGGTGCGCCCTGGTTCTTTTACTTTGGTGTTGTCCTCGTGGGGTGTTTGCCGTGGTCGGTGTATTTACCCCTCGCGATCGCGCGGTCGATGCGGTTCTACAAGATCGTGCGCCTGCGATTCTGGAAACGCTCTCGATTGCGCAAACAACCCCGTTCTGAGCAGTTGGGACTCTTCGCCCTCTGTTGGTTTTTCAGCATTTTTGGCTTCTTCACCATCGCCGTCACCAAACTTCCCAGCTACACCCTTCCCCTAATTCCCGCCGCCGCGATTTTAGTGGCGTTGTATTGGAGTCAAATCTTTACCGCGATTCCCAAACGTCCCCAGCGCCTGATAGCAAGGCAGGGGGCAGCGGTGCGACCCCGCGCCGCCGAAAGACGAGCGACCCCGCGCCGCCGACAAGGCGCAAGGGAACGCGCGAGTAGCAAACGTCCGGCACAAGCATTTGAGGAGACCTCAAATGACGCGGACTTGGGAACGCGCACCAAGACAGAGGGCAGGGGGCAGAAGGGACAAACCGATGCCGACAGAGAATGGGACATCCATCAAGACTCCGGGAAAAAAGTGGCTAAAGAGTGGGGATTTCTCGCGACAGGAATATTCAATGCCCTTCTCTTATTGGTTTTGGCGATTGTTGCCTTTTACAGTCCCAATCTAATTGGTTACGATCCGGCTGCGCCCAATCTCGGCGAACTCTTCCGACAAACCGGACTGCACCTGCGCGGTGGGATAATTTGGGGAATGGTCAGCGGCGCGATCGCGCTCCTACTCCTTCAACCCCAAATCCGACGCTGGATACTCCTTGCCAATCTTCTAGGATTTTTCGCCTTCATTATTTTTGCCCTTATGCCCGCTAGCGAATTTATCGATCGCGAACGCCAACTTCCCCTACGAGAACTCGCCGCCACCATCACCCAAGTCCAACAACCGGGAGAAGAAATTTTCATGACCGGTTTTAAAAAACCCAGCCTCGTTTTTTATACCCAGCGTCCCGTTAACTTCATTGGGGATAAAAATAGCGCGATCGCGCGCCTACAACAAGAACCCACCAACGCCCCCACCCTCCTTCTCCTCGCGCAACCCACCACCTTCGCCAACACCTTTGACTTACAACCCAACCAATACGAAAATTTAGGACAACGGGGAGCCTATCAACTAATTCGCCTCGACAAACAAATCCTACTCAATTCTCCCGAACAATGA
- the argH gene encoding argininosuccinate lyase encodes MSQPKTWSDRFESALHPAIARFNASIGFDIELIEYDLTGSIAHAKMLGHTGIIELQEVKQLIEGLEQIRREFRAGQFNPGVDAEDVHFAVERRLTELVGDAGKKLHTARSRNDQVGTDIRLYLRDKIEEIRGQLRQFQTVLLDLAHEHIETPIPGYTHLQRAQPLSLAHHLLAYFHMAQRDWERLGEIYARTNCSPLGSGALAGTTFPIDRHYSAEELGFSSIYANSLDGVSDRDFAIEFLCAASLIMVHLSRLSEETILWASKEFSFISLKDSCATGSSIMPQKKNPDVPELVRGKTGRVFGHLQALLVLMKGLPLAYNKDLQEDKEAIFDGVKTVRACVEAMTILLGEGIEFRCDRLNSAVNEDFSNATDVADYLAAKGVPFREAYNLVGKVVKTSLAAGKLLKDLTLEEWQQIHPAFEEDIYRAIAPQQVIAARNSYGGTGFDRVRQALEEAKALLQ; translated from the coding sequence GTGAGTCAACCCAAAACCTGGAGCGATCGCTTCGAGAGTGCATTACATCCCGCGATCGCGCGCTTTAATGCGAGTATCGGCTTTGATATTGAATTAATTGAATACGATTTGACCGGATCGATTGCCCACGCCAAAATGCTGGGTCACACTGGAATCATCGAACTCCAGGAAGTGAAGCAACTCATTGAGGGGTTGGAGCAAATTCGCCGCGAGTTTCGCGCGGGACAGTTCAATCCCGGTGTTGATGCAGAAGACGTTCACTTTGCGGTCGAACGACGATTGACGGAGTTAGTGGGGGATGCGGGGAAAAAGTTGCACACCGCGCGATCGCGCAACGACCAAGTGGGAACCGATATCCGTCTCTACCTCCGGGATAAAATCGAGGAAATTCGCGGACAATTGCGGCAATTTCAAACCGTTCTCCTCGACCTCGCCCACGAACACATTGAAACCCCCATTCCCGGATACACGCACCTCCAACGAGCGCAACCCCTTTCCCTCGCCCATCACCTCCTCGCCTATTTCCACATGGCACAGCGCGACTGGGAACGCTTAGGGGAAATCTATGCCCGAACCAACTGTTCGCCCTTGGGTAGCGGTGCCTTGGCGGGAACCACCTTTCCCATCGATCGACACTATAGCGCCGAGGAATTGGGATTTAGCAGCATTTATGCCAACAGTTTGGACGGGGTGAGCGATCGCGATTTTGCCATTGAATTCCTTTGCGCCGCCAGCCTGATTATGGTTCACCTGAGTCGGTTGAGCGAAGAAACCATCCTTTGGGCTTCCAAGGAATTTAGCTTCATTTCCCTCAAAGATAGTTGCGCTACTGGGTCTAGCATTATGCCCCAAAAGAAAAATCCCGACGTTCCCGAACTGGTACGGGGCAAAACAGGGCGGGTTTTTGGTCATTTGCAAGCGCTGCTCGTGCTGATGAAAGGTTTGCCCTTAGCCTACAACAAGGATTTACAGGAAGATAAAGAGGCGATTTTCGACGGCGTTAAAACCGTGCGAGCTTGTGTGGAAGCGATGACGATTTTGTTGGGCGAAGGGATTGAGTTTCGGTGCGATCGCTTGAATTCTGCGGTGAATGAAGACTTTTCTAACGCCACCGACGTAGCAGACTACCTTGCGGCAAAAGGCGTTCCCTTTCGCGAAGCCTACAATCTCGTGGGGAAAGTGGTCAAAACCAGCCTTGCTGCGGGAAAACTGCTCAAGGATTTAACCTTGGAAGAGTGGCAGCAAATTCACCCCGCGTTTGAGGAAGATATTTATCGCGCGATCGCGCCCCAACAAGTCATCGCCGCACGAAATAGTTATGGTGGAACGGGATTCGATCGCGTTCGTCAAGCCCTTGAGGAGGCAAAAGCCTTACTGCAATAG